The Alosa sapidissima isolate fAloSap1 chromosome 6, fAloSap1.pri, whole genome shotgun sequence genome window below encodes:
- the LOC121711587 gene encoding uncharacterized protein LOC121711587 isoform X5 has protein sequence MSNPATAIQRSSSSIPLPADHVLNSGAVIFPGAFDQQGCPLVVFPTEAQNKLSDLTKEDINGFISYFLRLHNESQEKESLVSVVVDLRQATLPTTRCIAESLQLLELHKRTIHTLYVVQPKKKDVLKLLLKVLVPGNSKRYISAPFKRIFLKEVFELYNYIDRSQLTPSLGGYLIYSHGSWVTFIKEIDVFVKEFLLVVQKLPSCIATLQTISQQPVPSGLDELKEFCSVNEARFQQLRRDLGLDELLRHCECVVEKLRYPENDPCYQAMAGTAIFTHTAYDMLLNYSRITAAVEKVELLWQQAFSKAHLQLRVLQLQREAQQITEQMGVLRKEKLQPYRIEIAKDASWADSLKLDFETCIYTPAMALVRRAEDVIHTLHEMLAHGEVLVREPWVDELEILKERFYSTVQLPYQTLRLVSDFYHYYDKAKSWYDLVLRENFLQDFLWGGTCEGFSSLRRTRTHEPVGGVPVWRRVVYEFLRKNPSPEMAALVQLAHLANVVPETTLQQSGKQLSHRCMTLRKLLSSPGAVPLNDLQLALQWQYEFLRESQNQNTPVTYQTDNKGSDKILRLDSPGGACSLSPEPAFVSGLPSEPTPTNAGTLDQLNKWESGKVVVHHQSSLLPPNTGAVCASVSGKPPSLSSFDSGFDGAGSSHLETGQGREVLDGLLRLPGAPDLRLKPPQPQIHEENISSVSDSEDPHNEFVVAGSPTAASIQIIPKITLDSLNFEIKVKRSATPPKNPWLSLPVEDLENSYTVTITPNRHSRLGDPRSPNGSERSLHSDTSSRSRDQPTQTEVLTSGRRPTDAESREHSVQDSFDSSELSPVRGVLSSTITEPSDQPSFTTEGIPTLMWDSYDFHNLRQEHCDGSSNSLSEDSLNDWDLREQEGLQEVEEILDRAAGILEMSSCELAESGVIGLDNDLAALPFEQDRSPHGSESKMRALPLQLDDCQRLIDSDLEGAESSQTVLHQELQGLQDLEERILEEHIKIHELRRHEKEVLVLQAENPEDGVQAHRSSTDRERFLKELEKERREVERMEQSLHREMEKDKHKVKKRLSRTWRVVTCSVMERASKQDNLDDVLCEKTKSNSNGPNLEKLTGPVVVVDGLNSKESLISAQSHPQNSFPNDTLETCKNRADTVEVDKTKLSEGNNVDSSNCFEHADGSAPESLADVPGGEPHLEGDSSGESVKEHDSKLSDFTVVEYSEFRDSTVEGKDSGLSDFTVVGEDSEFRDSTAVGKYSELGDSRENVVDEVEGGESEVSLVPDSPPDLGAFEPCVPTERAPVPKPRKTLCVNSSDLSKSEEQINANTYEEDPSSLPSEPTLTTTPPQPKARTCQLSTNHLIPPDVMKHSSNNNNNNPTSEDQITKSCSNTESSYREVQVNPLNALVLDLEGHSTEHIEDVGNVPEPNSEHIEDVGNVPEPSSEHIEDVGNVPEPSSEHIEDVGNVPEPSSEHIEDVGNVPEPSSEHIEDVGNVPEPSSEHIEDVGNVPEPSSEHIEDVGNVPEPSSEHIEDVGNVPEPSSEHIEDVGNVPEPSSEHIEDAKPSCDLVDVPNDRGSNGFQSYSLSVCPINSSPVGQLIDIHAIEMSLFKTPIVLDTGSGLMKAGFADQSLPTTIFPTVIGVPKYEEVMNGHFERETYIGHDAQHMRGVLALRYPMKNGIIRNWDDMEMIWSHTFQQLGVEPEDHPVMLTEAPLNPKENRQRMVELMFEAFGVPLSYVAMQAVLALYAAGRTTGVVLDSGDGVSHSVPVFEGYCLPHAVQRFTLAGMDVTLHLKKLLQEQGVSMCTSAEQEIVRDMKERHCCVSLNYSAELAHGGASSSPAYYTLPDGQVVCLTTERFRAPEILFKPELIGRDQYGMHESIFKSIIHSDIDLRRSFVGNIVLSGGNTLLAGLPERLQDELKNMVPPDLAECVRVTSPKDRDFSVWSGGAVLANLPAFSSAWISQDEYEEFGPQIVFRKCF, from the exons ATGAGTAATCCTGCAACAG cGATCCAGAGGTCCTCCTCCTCGATACCACTGCCTGCGGATCATGTGTTGAACTCGGGAGCAGTGATCTTTCCCG GTGCATTCGACCAGCAAGGATGCCCCCTGGTTGTGTTCCCGACAGAGGCTCAAAACAAGCTCTCAGATCTCACCAAGGAAGACATTAATGGCTTCATAAGCTACTTTCTACGTTTGCATAA CGAAAGCCAAGAGAAGGAGAGCTTGGTCTCTGTTGTTGTTGACTTAAGGCAAGCTACACTCCCCACCACAAGATGTATTGCTGAAAGTTTACAGCTGCTAGAG CTTCACAAGAGGACAATTCACACCTTGTATGTTGTCCAACCAAAAAAGAAAGACGTCCTCAAGCTGTTGCTGAAAGTCCTTGTACCAGGCAATTCAAAGCGATACATTTCTGCGCCTTTCAAG CGGATTTTCCTCAAAGAAGTCTTTGAACTTTATAACTACATTGACCGAAGCCAGTTAACTCCATCTTTAGGAGGATACCTTATCTACAGTCACGGGAGCTGGGTGACCTTTATTAAG GAGATTGATGTCTTCGTCAAGGAGTTCTTGTTGGTGGTTCAGAAATTACCTTCGTGCATAGCAACCTTACAGACCATCTCTCAGCAGCCGGTACCATCAGGATTGGATGAACTAAAAGAGTTTTGTTCAGTTAATGAAGCCAGATTTCAGCAGCTGCGGCG TGACCTTGGCTTAGATGAGCTACTGAGGCATTGCGAATGTGTGGTGGAGAAACTGCGTTACCCTGAGAATGACCCATGCTATCAGGCGATGGCTGGAACTGCCatctttacacacacagcatatgacATGCTACTCAATTACAGCAG AATAACCGCTGCTGTGGAGAAGGTGGAGTTGCTGTGGCAACAGGCTTTTTCCAAGGCCCACCTCCAGCTGAGAGTGCTCCAGCTACAGAGAGAAGCGCAACAG ATAACGGAACAGATGGGGGTCTTGCGAAAAGAGAAACTTCAGCCATACCGAATTGAAATTGCCAAAGATGCCAGCTGGGCAGACTCACTGAAGCTGGATTTTGAAACGTGTATATACACTCCTGCCATG GCTTTAGTCCGTCGTGCTGAAGACGTAATCCACACGCTGCATGAGATGCTGGCCCATGGTGAGGTGCTGGTGAGGGAGCCGTGGGTGGACGAACTGGAGATCCTGAAGGAGCGATTTTACTCCACAGTGCAACTCCCCTACCAAACACTCCGACTGGTCTCTGACTTCTACCACTACTATGATAAG GCCAAGTCCTGGTACGATCTTGTTCTCCGTGAGAACTTCCTCCAGGACTTTCTGTGGGGTGGGACCTGTGAGGGCTTCTCTTCGCTACGCCGTACTCGTACTCATGAGCCTGTTGGTGGGGTGCCGGTGTGGAGACGAGTGGTCTATGAGTTTCTCAGGAAGAACCCCTCCCCAGAAATGGCAGCGTTGGTTCAGCTAGCACATCTGGCTAATGTTGTTCCTGAAACAACATTACAGCAATCAGGGAAGCAGCTGTCACATCg ATGTATGACCTTGAGGAAACTGCTGTCGTCCCCTGGAGCAGTGCCACTGAATGACCTTCAGTTAGCCTTGCAGTGGCAGTATGAGTTTCTCAGAGAGAGCCAGAACCAGAACACTCCAGTCACATACCAGACTGACAACAAAGGGTCTGATAAGATTTTGAGACTTGACAGCCCAGGTGGAGCATGCAGTTTGTCCCCTGAACCAGCCTTCGTATCCGGCTTGCCGTCCGAGCCGACACCAACCAATGCTGGAACGTTAGACCAGCTAAATAAGTGGGAGTCTGGGAAAGTAGTGGTGCACCACCAGTCTTCACTGCTCCCACCAAACACAGGTGCTGTCTGTGCCTCTGTGTCTGGCAAGCCCCCTTCTCTGAGTTCCTTTGACTCGGGCTTTGACGGAGCTGGAAGCAGCCACTTGGAGACGGGGCAGGGGAGAGAGGTACTGGATGGTTTGCTGAGATTGCCCGGTGCCCCAGATTTGAGACTGAAGCCCCCACAACCCCAGATCCACGAGGAGAACATCTCCAGTGTTTCTGATTCTGAGGATCCCCACAATGAGTTTGTTGTGGCAGGCAGCCCAACAGCTGCAAGCATTCAGATCATTCCCAAGATCACTCTGGACTCGCTGAATTTTGAGATTAAAGTGAAGCGATCTGCCACTCCGCCTAAAAACCCATGGCTTAGTCTGCCAGTGGAGGATCTGGAGAACTCCTACACAGTCACAATCACACCCAACCGGCACTCGCGTCTCGGCGACCCGAGAAGCCCCAACGGTTCTGAACGGTCTCTTCACAGCGACACTTCCAGCAGGTCACGAGACCAGCCTACACAAACAGAGGTTCTGACCAGCGGACGGCGGCCCACTGATGCTGAGTCCAGAGAGCACTCTGTGCAGGACAGTTTTGACTCGTCGGAGTTGAGCCCAGTCAGAGGCGTCCTCTCAAGCACCATCACGGAACCCAGCGATCAGCCAAGCTTTACAACTGAGGGCATCCCCACGCTGATGTGGGACTCCTACGACTTTCATAACCTCAGACAGGAGCACTGTGATGG CTCTTCAAACTCCCTGTCTGAAGACTCCCTGAATGACTGGGATTTAAGGGAGCAGGAAGGATTACAAGAAGTAGAAGAGATCCTCGACCGTGCTGCAGGAATATTAGAG ATGTCATCTTGTGAATTGGCAGAATCTGGGGTCATTGGTTTGGATAATGACCTCGCTGCTTTGCCCTTTGAACAAGATCGGTCACCGCATGGATCAGAAAGTAAAATGAGGGCGCTCCCCTTGCAGTTAGATGACTGCCAGAGGCTGATTGATTCTGACCTGGAAGGTGCCGAGAGTAGTCAGACCGTTCTCCACCAAGAACTTCAGGGTCTTCAGGACCTTGAGGAGCGCATTTTGGAGGAGCACATAAAGATCCATGAGCTAAGGAGGCATGAAAAGGAAGTCTTAGTGCTCCAAGCGGAAAACCCAGAAGATGGTGTTCAGGCACATAGATCCAGCACGGACAGAGAAAGGTTCCTGAAAgagctggagaaggagagaagggaagTTGAGAGAATGGAGCAAAGTCTTCACAGGGAAATGGAAAAGGACAAACACAAGGTGAAGAAACGTCTCAGCAGGACCTGGCGAGTGGTGACGTGCTCAGTCATGGAGAGAGCCTCTAAACAGGACAACTTGGATGATGTGCTTTGTGAAAAAACGAAATCGAACTCCAATGGCCCTAATCTGGAGAAACTGACAGGACCTGTTGTGGTGGTGGATGGTTTGAATTCCAAGGAGTCGCTGATCTCTGCCCAGAGCCATCCACAGAACAGTTTTCCAAATGACACTCTGGAGACATGCAAGAATAGAGCGGATACAGTGGAAGTGGACAAGACTAAGCTCTCTGAAGGAAATAATGTTGACTCTTCCAACTGTTTTGAGCATGCTGATGGAAGTGCACCTGAATCTCTTGCAGATGTACCTGGAGGAGAGCCACATCTGGAAGGGGACAGTAGTGGAGAGTCTGTGAAAGAACATGATTCTAAACTTAGTGATTTCACTGTAGTAGAATATTCTGAATTTAGGGATTCCACAGTAGAAGGAAAAGATTCTGGACTTAGTGATTTCACAGTAGTAGGAGAAGATTCTGAATTTAGGGATTCCACAGCAGTAGGAAAATATTCTGAACTTGGGGATTCAAGAGAAAATGTTGTAGATGAGGTAGAGGGAGGCGAGTCAGAGGTTTCTTTGGTTCCCGATTCACCACCTGATCTTGGTGCGTTTGAGCCTTGTGTTCCAACTGAAAGGGCTCCTGTGCCAAAACCAAGAAAAACCTTGTGTGTTAATAGTTCAGATCTCAGTAAATCTGAAGAGCAAATCAATGCGAACACCTATGAGGAAGACCCAAGCTCTCTTCCCTCAGAGCCAACATTAACCACAACCCCTCCACAACCAAAAGCACGAACCTGCCAGCTGTCTACCAACCATCTGATTCCTCCAGATGTAATGAAACACAGCagtaacaacaataacaacaacccCACCAGTGAGGATCAAATAACCAAATCATGTAGCAACACTGAATCATCCTACAGAGAAGTGCAGGTTAATCCTTTAAATGCGCTTGTGTTGGATCTGGAAGGCCATTCCACTGAACATATAGAGGATGTGGGCAATGTCCCTGAGCCTAATTCTGAACATATAGAGGATGTGGGCAATGTCCCTGAGCCTAGTTCTGAACATATCGAGGATGTGGGCAATGTCCCTGAGCCTAGTTCTGAACATATCGAGGATGTGGGCAATGTCCCTGAGCCTAGTTCTGAACATATCGAGGATGTGGGCAATGTCCCTGAGCCTAGTTCTGAACATATAGAGGATGTGGGCAATGTCCCTGAGCCTAGTTCTGAACATATCGAGGATGTGGGCAATGTCCCTGAGCCTAGTTCTGAACATATCGAGGATGTGGGCAATGTCCCTGAGCCTAGTTCTGAACATATAGAGGATGTGGGCAATGTCCCTGAGCCTAGTTCTGAACATATCGAGGATGTGGGCAATGTCCCTGAGCCTAGTTCTGAACATATAGAGGATGCAAAACCCTCATGTGATCTGGTAGATGTCCCAAATGATAGAGGTTCTAATGGCTTCCAGAGCTACAGTCTTTCTGTATGTCCCATCAACTCATCTCCTGTCGGTCAACTGATCGACATACACGCAATagag ATGTCTCTTTTTAAAACTCCAATAGTCCTGGACACTGGATCTGGTTTGATGAAAGCTGGCTTTGCGGACCAGAGTCTGCCTACCACCATATTTCCAACAGTCATTGGAGTCCCCAAGTATGAG GAGGTCATGAATGGTCATTTTGAGAGGGAAACCTACATCGGCCATGACGCCCAACACATGAGGGGAGTCTTGGCACTAAGGTATCCCATGAAGAATGGCATTATCCGCAACTGGGATGATATGGAAATG ATCTGGAGCCACACATTCCAGCAGCTGGGTGTGGAGCCTGAGGACCATCCAGTGATGCTGACTGAAGCGCCACTGAACCCTAAAGAGAACAGACAGCGGATGGTGGAGCTCATGTTCGAGGCCTTCGGTGTTCCACTCTCCTATGTGGCCATGCAGGCAGTGCTGGCGCTGTATGCAGCTGGACGCACCACAG ggGTGGTGTTGGACTCTGGGGACGGGGTGAGCCACAGTGTGCCGGTGTTTGAGGGCTACTGCCTTCCTCATGCTGTTCAGCGCTTCACTCTGGCTGGCATGGACGTCACACTGCACCTTaagaag TTGTTGCAGGAGCAGGGTGTATCCATGTGCACATCTGCAGAGCAGGAGATTGTGCGGGACATGAAGGAGAGGCACTGTTGCGTCTCTCTAAACTACTCGGCAGAACTGGCACATGGAGGCGCCTCTAGCTCTCCGGCATATTATACTCTGCCAGACGGCCAGGTTGTGTGCCTGACCACAGAGAGATTCAG AGCTCCGGAGATCCTTTTCAAGCCTGAATTAATTGGGCGTGACCAGTATGGGATGCATGAAAGTATCTTTAAGTCCATAATCCATTCTGATATTGACCTACGAAGGAGCTTTGTGGGAAACATTGTTCTGTCGG GTGGCAATACCCTGCTGGCAGGCCTACCTGAACGACTTCAGGACGAGCTCAAGAACATGGTGCCGCCTGACCTGGCTGAGTGTGTGCGGGTGACGAGCCCGAAGGACCGGGACTTCTCAGTGTGGAGCGGAGGGGCAGTGCTCGCTAACCTGCCTGCTTTCAGCTCGGCCTGGATCAGCCAGGATGAGTACGAGGAGTTTGGCCCCCAGATCGTCTTCAGGAAATGCTTCTGA